GCTGGAGCAGGACGACTTCCGCCGCTCGTGGGACACCATGGTGGCCGCGCCGGTGGAACTGGTGCTGGCCGTACTGCCCGGGATGCGCGAGCGCGGCGGCGGCTCGGTGGTGAACATCGCCTCGATCGGCGGCCCGGTCCCGGCCCGCACCTGCTGCCGTACGTGACGGCGAAGGCCGGGCTGGCGGCGTTCTCCCGCGGCCTGCGGGTGGAGCTGGCGGGCAGCGGGGTGCGGGTGACCACGGTGGTGCCGGGCCTGATGCGGACGGGCTCGCACCGGGCGGCCCGGTTCTCCGGGCAGGCGCCGCGGGAGTACGCGTGGTTCGGCGCGGCGGCCGGCATGCCGCTGCTGTCGACGGACGCGGGCCGGGCGGCGCGCCGGATCGTGCGGGCCGCCGAGGCGGGCCGGGCGGAGCTGGTGCTGACCCCGGCCGCGAAGCTCGCCGTCCGCCTCCAGGGGGTGGCCCCGGCGACCTTCGGGGCGCTGCTGGGCGCGGCGGGCCGGCTGCTGCCGGGCCCCGGGCAGGTCGCGGAGCACGACCTGTCGGGCCAGGCGGCGGCCGGGCGCACCGGGCGCCTGGTGCCGGTCCTCACCGCGCTCGGCGACCGGGCCGGGCGGAACGCCAACGAGCCGGGCAGCTGAGGGCATCGGCCGTCGGACGGAACTCCGGCGGAGTCCCGGACGGGGCTCGAACGGAACCCGGCGGAACCCAGCGGGAATCGAACGGAAGGAGCACGCGATGCGTGCGGTGACCTGGCAGGGCCGGCGGGACGTCCAGGTGAAGGAGGTGCCCGACGCGCGGATCGAGGACCCCTCGGACGTCCTGGTGGAGGTGAGTTCGACCGGCCTGTGCGGCTCCGACCTGCACCTGTACGAGGTGCTCGGGCCGTTCCTCGACCCGGGCGACATCCTCGGCCACGAGGCGATGGGCACCGTCCGGGAGGTGGGCGGCGCGGTGCGCACGCTGAGCCCGGGCGACCGGGTGGTGGTGCCGTTCAACATCAGCTGCGGCACCTGCCGGATGTGCGCGAACGGGCTGCACTCGCAGTGCGAGACCACCCAGGTGCGCGAGTACGGCAGCGGCGCGGCGCTGTTCGGCTACACCAAGCTGTACGGCCAGGTGCCGGGCGGCCAGGCCGAGTTGCTGCGCGTCCCGTTCGGCGACACGCTGCCGGTGAAGGTGCCGCACGGGCCGCCGGACGACCGGTTCGTCTTCCTGTCGGACGTGCTGCCGACCGCCTGGCAGGCCGTCGAGTACGCGGCCGTCCCCGAGGGCGGCACGCTGCTGGTGCTCGGCCTCGGCCGATCGGCGAGATGTGCGCGCGGATCGCGCTGCTGCGTCCGGGCATCCGGCAGGTGATCGGCATCGACCTGGTGCCGGAGCGGCTCCAGCGGACCAGGGAGCGCGGCGCGGTCGTGCTGGACCTGAACGACCGGCCGCAGCTGCTGCCGCAGGCGGTGCGCGACCTGACCGACGGACTCGGCCCGGACAGCGTGATCGACGCGGTCGGCATGGAGGCGCACGGCTCCCCGGTCGCCACCGTGGCGCAGCGGGCCGCCGGCCTGCTGCCGGACGCGCTGGCCCGGCCGCTGATGCAGAAGGCGGGCCTGGACCGGTTGCAGGCCCTGCACACGGCGGTGGAGCTGGTGCGGCGCGGCGGCACGATCTCGGTGGCGGGCGTCTACGGCGGCGCGGCCGACCCGATGCCGCTGCTCACCATGTTCGACAAGCAGCTCCAGCTCCGGATGGGCCAGGCCAACGTGCGGCGCTGGACGGACGACCTGCTGCCGCTGCTGACCGACGACGACCCGCTGGGCGTGGACTCCTTCGCCACCCACCACCTCCCGCTGAGCGAGGCGGCGGACGCGTACGCGATGTTCCAGCAGAAGCGGGACGGCGCGATCAAGGTGCTGTTCCGCCCCTGACCGCACCGTCTCGCCGCCCCGTCCCGCCGTCGCGCCCGCCTGGTCGTCCCGCCGCGCCGTCCCGCCGGGCGCGACGGCTCCGGGTCAGGCGGCGCGCAGCGCGGGCAGCAGCTCGTGCTCGGCCCAGTCGAGGAACGCGGGCTGGCTGTCGCCGCCGACCTGGATCAGCGCGAGCTCGTCGAACCCGGCCTCCGCGTACGGGCGGACCGCGTCGAGGAAGTCCTCGACGCGGTCGCCGCACGGGATGGACCCGGCCACGTCCTCGGGCCTGACGTACTGGCTGGCGGCGGCGAAACCGGCGGTGCCGGGCAGGTCCGCGTTGACCTTCCAGCCGCCGCCGAACCAGCGGAACTCGGCGTGCGCGCGGGCGACGGCGGCGTCCCGGTCCCGGTCGAAGCAGACCGGCACCTGGCCGACCGAGGGCTTGCCCGCGCCGCCGGCCTCGGCGAACGCGGTGAGCAGCTCCCGTTCCGGCTGGACGGCGATCACCAGGTCGGCGAGCCGCCCGGCCGTCGCGCAGGAGACCGGCCCGGAGACCGCGACGCCGATCGGCGGCGGCTGGCCGGGCAGGTCCCACAGCTTGGCGCCGTCGACCTGGAAGTGCTTGCCGTGGTGCGTCACGTACCCACCGGCGAACAGCGCCCGGATGATCTCCACCGCCTCCGCCAGCATCTCCTGGCGCACCGCGACGGGCGGCCAGCCCCGGCCCACCACGTGCTCGTTCAGGTTCTCGCCGCTGCCCAGCCCGAGCCGGAACCGCCCGCCGGAGAGCAGCTGCACGGTGGCGGCCTTCTGCGCCACCACCGCCGGGTGGTACCGGACGGACGGGCAGGTCACGTACGTCATCAGCGGCAGCGCGTCGGTGGCCTGGGCGACCGCGCCGAGCACCGCCCAGGCGTAGGGGGCGTGGCCCTGCTCGTCCAGCCACGGGGAGTAGTGGTCGGAGATCACCGCGAAGTCGAACCCGGCCCGCTCGGCGCGCACCGCGTCGGCGACCAGGTCCTGCGGGGCGCGCTGCTCCGTCATCAAGGTGTATCCGATGCGCATGGGTTGCTCCTCCTGTGGCTGTCCGGCCCTCGTGCTTCTGCGCTCCTGCGGCTGGCGCGTGTACCCGGCGGGCCGGGCGGCATGCACGCGGGAGCGCGGGCGAGCCGTTCGGACGGGCGGATTCAGTCGAGCGGACGCAGCAGGTCGCGCAGCAGGCGCGGGTCGGCTCAGCGGCGGACGGCGGTGACCAGGGGGGCGGCGGCGGAGACGGCGCGGGTGCGCGGGGTGGCGGCCGGGGCTGATCCGGCGTCCGTTCGCCTGGTCGCCGCCCTGGTACCGCCCTTCGGGGCCGGAGGTGGTACCGCGGTACCACCCGCGGCCGAATGATCGTCCCCAGGTGCCGCCGTCCGGGCCCGGCCGGGGCCTAGCGTGGCGGCAAGAGGCGGGTCGGGACGGCCCGGCCCGGGATCGGCGAGGGAGCGGACCGGATGATCGAGGCGCAGCAGCTGACGAAGCGTTACGGGGAGAAGACCGCGGTCGACGGGCTCGACTTCACCGTGCAGCCGGGCAGCGTGACCGGGTTCCTGGGTCCGAACGGCGCCGGGAAGTCCACCACCATGCGGATGATCGTCGGGCTGGACGCGCCGACCAGCGGCTCGGTGCGGGTCAACGGGCGCCGCTACGCCGAGCACGCCGCGCCGCTGCAGGAGGTCGGCGCGCTGCTGGAGGCCAGGTCGATCCACCCGGGCCGCTCCGCGTTCAACCACCTCATGGCGCTGGCCCACACCCACGGCATCCCGCGCGCCCGGGTCGAGGAGGTGATCGGGCTGACCGGCCTGGAGTCGGTGGCCGGGAAGCGGGCCGGGGCGTTCTCGCTGGGCATGGGGCAGCGGCTGGGCATCGCGGCGGCGCTGCTCGGCGACCCGGCCACGGTGATGCTGGACGAGCCGGTCAACGGCCTCGACCCGGAGGGCGTGCTGTGGATTCGCAACCTGCTCACCGGCCTGGCCGCAGAGGGCCGCACCGTCTTCGTCTCCTCGCACCTGATGAGCGAGGTCGCCCTGGTCGCCGACCACCTGATCGTGGTCGGCCGGGGCCGCCTGCTGGCCGACACCACCGTGCAGGACCTCGTCCGGCAGGCCGGCGGCGACCGGGTCACCGTCGCCTCCGCCGACCCGGCGAAGCTGCGCGAACTGCTCACCGGCCCCGGCGTGGAGATCACCGGCCGGGCCGGTGACGAGGAGCTGGAGGTGACCGGCCTGACCGCCCGCCGGATCGGCACCGTCGCGGCCGAACACGGCATCGCGCTGTACGAGTTGGCCACCCGGACGGTCTCGCTGGAACAGGCGTTCATGGACCTGACCCGGGACGCCGTGGAGTACCACGGCACCACCACCGGTGGCGCTGCCACCGCCGCCACCGCCACCACCGCCACCGCCACCGCCGTCGACTCCAGGAGCGCCGCGTGAGCGCCATCGCCCCGTCCCCCGCCCCGTCGTCCGCCGCCGCCGAGCGCCCCGCCCGTCCCCCGTACCGGGTCACCGGCGTCCGGGTGCTGCGCTCGGAGTGGGCGAAGACCTGGTCGCTGCGCTCCACCTGGATCACCCTGGGCCTGGGGCTGTTCTTCCTGGTGGCGTTCGGCCTGATCGCGGCCTTCCAGTTCAAGTCCCGGCTGAACTCGGGCCGCCCGATGGACCGCGACTTCGCCGACGCGAACGCGCTCACCCTCTCGCTGTTCGGCACCAACTTCGCGCAGCTCGCCCTGGGCGTGCTGGGCGTGCTGATCGCGGCGGGCGAGTACTCGACCGGCATGATCCGCTCGACCCTGGCCGCGGTGCCGCGCCGGCTGCCGGTGCTCTGGGCGAAGGCCGCGGTGTTCGGGGTGGTGGCGCTGGTCCTGGCCACCGCCGGGGTGTTCGCGGCCTTCGCGATCGGCAGCGGCGTCCTGTCCGGCACCCGGGCCGCGCTGACCTTCTCGGACCCGGGCGTGCTGCGCGGCCTGTTCGGCGCGGGGCTGTACCTGGGCCTGGTGGGCGTGATCGGCGTGGCGCTGGGCATGCTGCTGCGCTCGATCGCGGGCGGCATCTCGGTGCTGGTCGCCTCGCTGATGCTGGTGCCCGGCCTGGTCCAGCTGCTGCCCAGCTCGTGGCACGACCACATCAGCCCCTACCTGCCCAGCAACGCGGGCCAGGCGGTCTTCGCCCTCCAGCACGACCAGGCCACCCTGTCGCCGGGCGCCGGGCTGGCCGTCTTCGTCCTGTGGACGGCGGCGGCACTGGCGGGCGCGGCGGTACGGCTGGTGCGACGCGACGCGTGAACGCGCGGCGGCCGGACGTCCGGGGGTCGGACGTCCGGGGGTCGAGCGCGTGCGGGCCGAGGGCGGGCTGGCCAAGCGCCCGACGCCTGGCAGACTGACCTGCCGACCTGTCGATCTGTCGACCTACTGGCCCACCGACTTACCGACCTACTGATCTACTGACGACCGATCGACCTGCCAACCTGCCGACCTGCCGACCTGCCACGGCGCCCCGGCGAGCGAGTCCCGGGGCGCCGTGGCGCACCGCCGTCCGACCACCCTGGGGGTCTCCCGTGCCCGATCCGGCCTCCCCCGGCGCCACGCCGCCCGCCGTCCCGCTGTCGGGCCCGCCCGCCCCGGGTGGTGCCGACGCCGCGCCCGGCCACCCCTTCCTGGACCGCCTGGCCCGGATCGGCCAGCGCCTGCGCGGGCTGGACGGGCGGTGGCCGTGGCTGTCGGACGTTGCCGTGGTGGCCTGGGCGTTCCTGCTGCTCGGCGTGCCGGAACTGCTGCACGTCGACGGCGACGAGGAGGGCCCGCGCGGGCACCGCGTGGTCTTCACCCACCTGCCGCTGCCCGCCGCCCTGGCCTTCCAGGCCGCGCTGCTGCTGCCACTGCTGTGGCGCCGCCGCCGGCCGGGGGCAGCGTTCGCCGTGGTGGGCGCGGTGTTCCTGGTGCAGTGGTCGCTGGGCGCGGCGCAGCGGGCGGACGCGGCGCTGCTGCTGGCGCTGTACGCGCTGGCCCTGCACGGGCGGCTGCGGACCCTGGCCTGGGCGTGCGCGGCCAGCGCGGTGGGGGCGGTGGGGGTGGCGGTGCGGATGTCCTCGGCGGTGCCGGTGTGGGACGTGCTGTTCTTCCTGACCACAGCGGTGACGGCGGCCGTCGCGCTGGGCATCGCCGTCCGGATGCGCCGGGCGCGGCTCGCGGGCCTGCGCGAACGGGCGGCCCGGCTGGAGGTGGAGCGCGACCAGCGCAGCCGGTTGGCCGCGGCGGCCGAACGGGCCCGGGTGGCACGGGAGATGCACGACATCATCGGCCACAACCTGTCGGTGATCATCACCCTGGCGGACGGCGGCGCGTACGCGGCCCGTTCCACGCCCGAGCGCGGCCGGGAGGCGCTGGTGCTGATCGGCGACTCGGGGCGGCAGGCGCTGGGCGAGCTGCGCCGGATGCTGGGCGTGCTGCGCGAGCACGGCGACGGCCTCGAACTGGCCCCGCAGCCGAGCATCGCCGACCTGACCGAACTGTGCGGGCGGATTCGGGCGGCCGGGCCGGAGGTGGTCCACCGCACCGAGGGCGCGCTGGAGTCGCTGGACCGCGGGGTGCAGCTGATGGTCTACCGGATCGTCCAGGAGGCGCTGACCAACACGCTCAAGCACGCGGGCCCGGCGGCCCGGGCCCGGGTGTCGGTCTCGCTGGCCGGGGCCCGGCTGCTGGTCCGGGTCGACGACGACGGCGGCCCGCCGGGCGGCGCCCCCTCCCCCGGCGGCCCGCCCGGGGAGGGCCAGGGCGTCACCGGCATGCGGGAACGGGCCGCGCTGTACGGTGGCACCGTCGCGGCGGGCCCGGCCCCGGGCGGGGGCTGGTCGGTGGTCGCCGACCTGGACGTCACCCCCGCGACCGACCTGGGCCTCACCCCGGCTCCCCCGCCCACGAAGCCCACCCCTCTCGCCCCTCTCGCCCCTCCCGCCCCTCCCGCCTCCCCGGCTCCTCCCGCTCCTCCCGTCCCTTCCGTCCTCGACCCGGCCGGAGGCCCGGCATGACCAGCGTCCTGATCGTGGACGACCAGCCCCTGCAACGCTTCGGCTTCCGGATGCTGCTGGAGAGCCAGCCCGACACGTCGGTGGCCGGGGAGGCCGGGCACGGCGCGGAGGCGGTCCGGCTGGCCGCCGAACTGCGGCCGGACGTGGTCCTGATGGACATCCGGATGCCCGGCATGGACGGCATCGAGGCGACCCAGCTGATCGTCGCCGCGGGCGGCCGCTCCCGGGTGCTGGTGCTGACCACCTTCGACCTGGACGAGTACGCGCACGCCGCGCTGCGGGCCGGGGCCAGCGGCTTCCTGCTCAAGGACGCCCACCCCGAGGAACTGCTGGCGGGCGTGCGCGCGGTGGCCGGGGGCGACGCGGTGGTGGCGCCCGCGATCACCCGCCGGCTGCTCGACGCGTACGCCCACCACCTGCCGGCCCGGCCGCCCGGCCCGGTGGAGGAGGACCGGCGGCTGGCCGCGCTGACCGGCCGGGAGCGGGAGATCCTGGTCGCGGTCGGCCGGGGCTGGACCAACGGCGAGATCGCCGGGCGGCTGGTGCTCTCGGAGTCGACGGTGAAGACGCACGTCGGCCGGGTACTCGCCAAGATCGGCGCCCGGGACCGCGTCCAGGCGGTGATCTTCGCCTACGACCTGGGGCTGACCCGCCCCAACCCGCCCTCCTAGCAAAGCGGTTCGCCGACCCGCCGGTGCGAGCGCCCCGGCCCGCGCCGGCCACCACTGGGGCCGCGCCGAACCGGTCCGCCGCCGTGCGGCCGGGCAGCCGTCACCCCCGGCGTCCAGGCCCGGACGGTGGTCCCCGGGGTGGCGGTCGGCGCGGCGCGGTGCCGAGCCGCCGTCAGGTCTTCAAGATCCGTTCAGGACACCTGGGCCGTGCCGGTCGTCACGGTGCCGCCCGCCGCCCTCCGGAAAGGCGCCTCGACCATGTTCCGCTCCTCGGCCCCGCCGACCGCCAGCCTCCTGGACGCGGGATCGCCACCGCGTTCGCCCCGCCGGGCCGGGCCCCGGTGAGCGGCGCGGGGCCGCGTCACTCACCGGCGGTGGCAGCCGCGGCCTGCGGCGGGGCGTTCGCGCTGGTGGCGGTGGTGGTCGCGGTGCACGGGTGGGCGCCGTTCGGGTTCGAGGCGGCGGCGGTGCGCTGGAGCGTGGCGCACCGGCCGGGCGCGGCGCGGTCGGTGGCGGTGGCGGTCACGGAGCTGGGCACCGGCGTCCTCCCGTACCTGCTCGCCCTGGCGGCGGGCGCGGTGTCCCTCCGGACCCGCCGCCCGGCCGGGGCCCGGCGGACGGCGGTGCTGCTGGCCCCCCTGGTGTGGCTGCTGGCGGGGCAGTTGCTCCGGCAGGGACTGATGCGCGCCTTCGCCCGGCCGCGCCCCCGCGCACGGGCTGGGCGTTCGACGCCTCGGGTTTCTCCTTCCCCTCCGGCCACGCCTTCACCTCCGCCCTGTCCGCGGGACTGCTGGCCGTCGCACTGGCCCGGGCCCGGCCCGGAGCCGCCCGCGGCGCGGCAGCGGGAGCGGCCCTGTTCGCCGCCGCGATCGGCACCAGCCGGGTGTACCTGGGCGTGCACTGGCCGCTGGACGTCCTGGGCGGCTGGCTGCTGGCGGCTGGCTGGCTGGCCCTGGGGGTGTGGCTGCTCGGGCGGCGGGATCGGCAGGACCGGCGGGCGGCGGACGGGTAGCGGTGGGCGGAGCCGCCCGGTCGAGGTCCGCCAGCGACGGCGCGGTGCCCGTCGGCCTCGGCGGGGCCTACCCGGTCGGCCGGGCCTGTCGCGAAGGCCGACGGCCGGCCCCGGTCAGGACTTGACCACCTTGAGGATCTTGCCGGTGGCGCCCGCGGTGAGGTAGCCGCCCTCGTCGTAGTCGCCGGAGAGGTAGTAGCGGATGGTGATCTCGTCGGCGAACCAGCCGTAGTCGACGAGCAGATAGGTCGACTTGGGGGTGGGGACGCCGAGTTTGGTCTTGGCGGTGGCCAGGACGGTCGGGATCTGGTTCCAGTCGATCTTGGTGAGGTCGGCGGGGTCCTCGCCCGGGATGACCGTGCCGCCGGGCTCGCTGGTGATCTTGCCGTTGCGGTAGCTGACGTTGTCGTAGTGCTTGGGGTTGTCCTTGGTCAGCACCTTGGCGCTGGCGTACTCCGGATAGATCGACATGTCGATGACGGTGGTGCTGCCGGTGGCCGCGCGGATCTTCTCGACCAGGCCGCGGGCCCCGTCCGGGGTGAGCAGGCCGGTGCCGGGGCGGTGGCGGGGCCGGGGTCGGCGGCGGACGGCGCGCCGGACGGGGCGGTGGCGGACGGGGAGGCGGTGGTGGGCGCGGCCCCGGGGGTGCCCGAGGTGCCGGGGGCGGTGGCGGGGGCCTTCGCGGCGGAGTCGGTGCCGCCGGGCTTCGCGGAGTCGAACCACCCCTGCTGGAACGACCAGCCCAGGAGCCCGGCCGCGACGGCGGCGGCCAGCACGGCCGTCAGCACCGGTCCGGTACGTCGTCGGCGGCGGGGCGGGGGCGCCGTCTCGGTGGGCGCGTGCGGGAGGGCGCCGGCCTCGGTGGGGGCGTACGGCGGCGGGGTGTGCGTCCCGGTGGGGCGGTACGGCGGCGGGGAGTTGGTCTCGGTCGGGGAGAAGGCCGGGCTGCCGCCGAGGGTGCCGTCGATGCCCTGTTCGGCGGCGGCGAAGAGCCGGTCGAGGCGGGCGGCGTCGGGCCGGTCGGCGGGGTCGCGGGCGAGCAGCGCGGTGAGGGTGGGGCCGAGCGGGCCGGAGCGCACCGGTGGCGGGAGCGGCTGGTCGAGGACGGCGGCGAGGGTGGCGATGCTGTTGGCGCGGCGCAGCGGGTGGTGGCCCTCGACGGCGACGTACAGCGTCATGCCGAGCGACCAGAGGTCGGAGGCGGGGTCGCCCTCGTGGCCGCGGATGCGTTCGGGGGCGATGTACTCGGGCGAGCCGATCAGCGCGCCGGTGGCGGTGAGGCTGGTGGACTCGCTGAGCGCCGCGATGCCGAAGTCGGTGAGGACGGGGGTGCCGTCGGTGCGCAGCAGGACGTTGCCCGGTTTGACGTCGCGGTGCTGGATGCCGGCCGCGTGGGCGGCGGTGAGCGCGGCGAGCAGGCCGCGGCCGATCCGGGCGGCCTCCGGCGGGGAGAGCGGGCCGCGGGTGATCCGGTCGTGCAGGGAGCCGCCGGTGACGAGTTCCATCACCAGCCAGGGGTGGGCGAGTTCGGCGTTGTCGACGATGTGGTGGATGGTCACCACGTTGGGGTGCTGGAGCCGGGCCAGCGCCTGGGCCTCGCGCAGCACGCGTTCGCGCAGTTCGTGGGCGGCGGCGGGGTCGGCGGCGAGCATCGCCGGGTCCGGCGGGCGGACCTCCTTGAGCGCGACCTCGCGCTGCAGCATGGTGTCCCTGGCCCGCCAGACCAGGCCCATTCCGCCGCCGCCGAGCCGCGCCAGCAACTCGAAGCGGCCGTCGATCAGTTGGCCGCCCGGCCCGGCTGTCGTCATGGCGCACATCGTAGGGGCTGGGGCGGACGGTCCCCGAACGCCCCTACCCGGCGGCGGGGGCGAGGGCGACCTCGGGCCCGTGCTGGCGGGTGCCCCAGCCGGTGCGCAGGCAGGTGAGCGTGGCGTACCAGCGCACCGGGCGCAGCACCGTCCAGGACCAGGCGACGGCGAGCGGGGTGAGCGCCCAGGTGGCGAGCTGGGAGCGCAGCGGCTGGTCGGAGCGGCGCAGGGTGAGGTAGCGCAGGGTCTGCCCGGCGACGATCAGCAGCGGGACGGCGAGGAGCACCGGCGGCAGCGGGACGCCGGTGCGCCAGGTGCGGGTGAGCAGCAGGGCGGCGGTGGCGGTGGCGGCCAGGTGCTGGTACCAGCGCAGCACCTGGGCCAGCAGCGCGGGGTGGGTGAGCGGAAGGTAGCGCACCCGCCACAGCGAGCGGATGGTGGAGCCGCGCATCCAGCGCAGGTACTGGCGCAGGTGGTGGCCGACGCGCTCCGGCATGGCACTGAACACCAGGGCGGTGGGCTGCTGGACGACCCGGCCGCGCCGCAGCGCGTAGAAGGTGAGCAGCGAGTCGTCGGAGAAGGTGACGGGCCGTCCGGCGAAGGTCTCGGTGAGGTACGCCTCGCGGTGGTCGGTGAGGACCGCGGCGCGGTAGGCGGCGAGCGAGCCGGAACAGACCATGACCGCGCCGAGCGGGGAGAGCGCGGAGCGGTCGACGAGCTGGTTGGTGACGTACCAGAGGTCGGTGATCCGGCTGATCAGGCCGTGCCGGTTGTTGTGGGCGAGGACGACGCCCGCCACCGCCTGGACCCTCGGGTCGGCGAGGGGTTGCAGCAGTTCGTGCAGGGCCCGCGGGTCGAGGCGGGCGTCGGAGTCGACGGTGACCAGGACGTCCGCGCCGGGGCAGTGCGCGGCGGCGGCGAGCTGGGCGGCGCGCTTGCCCCGGTTGGCCTGGCGCTGCCAGGTGGTGCGGACGCCGGCCCGCTCGGCGGCGGCGAGCCACCACGTCCGCAGCTCGGTGCAGTCGGTGGCGGAGCCGTCGTCGACGATGTGCACGGACTGCGGGGGCCGGGCCTGGGCGAGCAGGGAGGCCAGGGAGGTGCGCAGGTAGCCGGGGTCCTCGTTGTACAGCGGGACGAGGACGGCGACCTCCAGCCGGTCGAGTTCCCGCTGCTGCCCGGCGTCGGCCCGGACCGGGCGCTCGGCGAGGTAGAGGACGGTCTGCACGAGGAGCGCCAGCGCGAGCGGCGCCCAGGCCCAGTCCGTCCAGCCCCCGCCCGTCCCCGTCGCGGCGCCCCAGGCGCGCAGCCCGTAGCCGGCCGCGACGACCGCGAGCAGGAACAGCCCGGCGGTGGCGGCCAGCAGCACCCCCGGCCGGTGGCGGTGCGCGACCAGGGGGCGGTCGCCGTCACCGTCCGGGCGGTCGGCGGCAGCGGTACCGGCCGGGCGGCGGTCGCCGTCAGCGGCCACGGCGGAACCCCACCCGCACGCAGAGCACCCCGGCCGCGACCAGCACGGCGGCGACCGCCACCATCCACCATCCGGCGACGGTCAATCCGCCCAGCACCAGCACACCCGCACCGGTCTTCGCCAACTGGTTCTGATACATGCCTGCCCTCACGGGTACGGTGGACGAACGGTCCTCCCCACCGTCGCCGCCGCGCGCCGCTGACGCACCGTCAGGCGGCGGAACGGGTGAGCCCCGCGCCGGGGCCGTCCGCGCCGGGTGCGAGGATCGGGACACGCACGGAGGACTCGCCCGCCGGCACCGCAGGCGCCCGGTGACCGGCCCACTCCCGTCGT
This is a stretch of genomic DNA from Kitasatospora fiedleri. It encodes these proteins:
- a CDS encoding ABC transporter ATP-binding protein — protein: MIEAQQLTKRYGEKTAVDGLDFTVQPGSVTGFLGPNGAGKSTTMRMIVGLDAPTSGSVRVNGRRYAEHAAPLQEVGALLEARSIHPGRSAFNHLMALAHTHGIPRARVEEVIGLTGLESVAGKRAGAFSLGMGQRLGIAAALLGDPATVMLDEPVNGLDPEGVLWIRNLLTGLAAEGRTVFVSSHLMSEVALVADHLIVVGRGRLLADTTVQDLVRQAGGDRVTVASADPAKLRELLTGPGVEITGRAGDEELEVTGLTARRIGTVAAEHGIALYELATRTVSLEQAFMDLTRDAVEYHGTTTGGAATAATATTATATAVDSRSAA
- a CDS encoding glycosyltransferase family 2 protein encodes the protein MAADGDRRPAGTAAADRPDGDGDRPLVAHRHRPGVLLAATAGLFLLAVVAAGYGLRAWGAATGTGGGWTDWAWAPLALALLVQTVLYLAERPVRADAGQQRELDRLEVAVLVPLYNEDPGYLRTSLASLLAQARPPQSVHIVDDGSATDCTELRTWWLAAAERAGVRTTWQRQANRGKRAAQLAAAAHCPGADVLVTVDSDARLDPRALHELLQPLADPRVQAVAGVVLAHNNRHGLISRITDLWYVTNQLVDRSALSPLGAVMVCSGSLAAYRAAVLTDHREAYLTETFAGRPVTFSDDSLLTFYALRRGRVVQQPTALVFSAMPERVGHHLRQYLRWMRGSTIRSLWRVRYLPLTHPALLAQVLRWYQHLAATATAALLLTRTWRTGVPLPPVLLAVPLLIVAGQTLRYLTLRRSDQPLRSQLATWALTPLAVAWSWTVLRPVRWYATLTCLRTGWGTRQHGPEVALAPAAG
- a CDS encoding ABC-2 transporter permease produces the protein MAPSPAPSSAAAERPARPPYRVTGVRVLRSEWAKTWSLRSTWITLGLGLFFLVAFGLIAAFQFKSRLNSGRPMDRDFADANALTLSLFGTNFAQLALGVLGVLIAAGEYSTGMIRSTLAAVPRRLPVLWAKAAVFGVVALVLATAGVFAAFAIGSGVLSGTRAALTFSDPGVLRGLFGAGLYLGLVGVIGVALGMLLRSIAGGISVLVASLMLVPGLVQLLPSSWHDHISPYLPSNAGQAVFALQHDQATLSPGAGLAVFVLWTAAALAGAAVRLVRRDA
- a CDS encoding phosphatase PAP2 family protein, coding for MAAGGAVAPAGTDARLRPAAPPRTGWAFDASGFSFPSGHAFTSALSAGLLAVALARARPGAARGAAAGAALFAAAIGTSRVYLGVHWPLDVLGGWLLAAGWLALGVWLLGRRDRQDRRAADG
- a CDS encoding LLM class F420-dependent oxidoreductase, which gives rise to MRIGYTLMTEQRAPQDLVADAVRAERAGFDFAVISDHYSPWLDEQGHAPYAWAVLGAVAQATDALPLMTYVTCPSVRYHPAVVAQKAATVQLLSGGRFRLGLGSGENLNEHVVGRGWPPVAVRQEMLAEAVEIIRALFAGGYVTHHGKHFQVDGAKLWDLPGQPPPIGVAVSGPVSCATAGRLADLVIAVQPERELLTAFAEAGGAGKPSVGQVPVCFDRDRDAAVARAHAEFRWFGGGWKVNADLPGTAGFAAASQYVRPEDVAGSIPCGDRVEDFLDAVRPYAEAGFDELALIQVGGDSQPAFLDWAEHELLPALRAA
- a CDS encoding sensor histidine kinase; the protein is MPDPASPGATPPAVPLSGPPAPGGADAAPGHPFLDRLARIGQRLRGLDGRWPWLSDVAVVAWAFLLLGVPELLHVDGDEEGPRGHRVVFTHLPLPAALAFQAALLLPLLWRRRRPGAAFAVVGAVFLVQWSLGAAQRADAALLLALYALALHGRLRTLAWACAASAVGAVGVAVRMSSAVPVWDVLFFLTTAVTAAVALGIAVRMRRARLAGLRERAARLEVERDQRSRLAAAAERARVAREMHDIIGHNLSVIITLADGGAYAARSTPERGREALVLIGDSGRQALGELRRMLGVLREHGDGLELAPQPSIADLTELCGRIRAAGPEVVHRTEGALESLDRGVQLMVYRIVQEALTNTLKHAGPAARARVSVSLAGARLLVRVDDDGGPPGGAPSPGGPPGEGQGVTGMRERAALYGGTVAAGPAPGGGWSVVADLDVTPATDLGLTPAPPPTKPTPLAPLAPPAPPASPAPPAPPVPSVLDPAGGPA
- a CDS encoding response regulator; translation: MTSVLIVDDQPLQRFGFRMLLESQPDTSVAGEAGHGAEAVRLAAELRPDVVLMDIRMPGMDGIEATQLIVAAGGRSRVLVLTTFDLDEYAHAALRAGASGFLLKDAHPEELLAGVRAVAGGDAVVAPAITRRLLDAYAHHLPARPPGPVEEDRRLAALTGREREILVAVGRGWTNGEIAGRLVLSESTVKTHVGRVLAKIGARDRVQAVIFAYDLGLTRPNPPS